One stretch of Pseudoramibacter sp. DNA includes these proteins:
- a CDS encoding DUF362 domain-containing protein yields MAYHISDDCIGCGACADQCPVEAISEGTPYVIDEDTCIDCGSCADQCPMGAISPAE; encoded by the coding sequence ATGGCATATCATATTTCTGATGACTGCATCGGCTGCGGCGCATGCGCAGATCAGTGCCCAGTAGAAGCAATTTCTGAAGGCACTCCCTATGTGATCGACGAAGATACCTGCATCGATTGCGGTTCATGCGCAGATCAGTGCCCAATGGGCGCAATTTCACCAGCTGAATAA
- a CDS encoding BMC domain-containing protein, producing the protein MADINQLTETTDADALRSNSGKLRIIQETVPGKQVTLAHIIAGPEAIVYQKLGLNPAVDYSQAAIGILSMTPYEIAIIAGDLACKTANIDIGFIDRFSGTLIFTGRISDVTSAVKAILNYLKNKLGFTICDITKT; encoded by the coding sequence ATGGCGGATATCAATCAATTAACCGAAACAACCGACGCCGATGCGCTGCGCTCAAACAGCGGCAAACTGAGAATCATTCAGGAAACCGTTCCCGGCAAGCAGGTCACGCTGGCCCACATCATCGCGGGTCCGGAAGCCATTGTCTACCAGAAACTGGGCTTGAACCCGGCGGTCGACTATTCTCAGGCGGCGATCGGCATTCTCAGCATGACCCCTTATGAAATCGCGATTATCGCAGGGGATCTTGCGTGCAAGACGGCCAATATCGACATCGGCTTTATCGACCGTTTCAGCGGCACTTTGATCTTTACGGGACGCATTTCCGACGTCACGTCGGCGGTGAAAGCCATTTTGAACTACTTAAAGAACAAGCTCGGCTTCACCATCTGCGATATCACGAAGACCTGA
- a CDS encoding radical SAM mobile pair protein B produces the protein MEEVINGILIREVETKNIMTKSSLPVGGYSVNPYVGCTHACKYCYASFMKRFTGHKEEWGTFLDVKHWPEIKNPKKYAGQRVVIGSVTDGYNPQEEQYGNTRKLLEQLIGSDADILICTKSDLVVRDIDLLKKLGRVTVSWSINTLDENFKNDMDSASSIERRISAMKQVYEAGIRTVCFVSPVFPGITDFEAIFERVKDQCDLFWLENLNLRGGFKKTIMDYIAGKYPDLVPLYDEIYNKHNRSYFEALEVKAEKMAKKYDCAFVDNEMPYGRVPQGHPVIVDYFYHEEIRGTENTGKRNR, from the coding sequence ATGGAAGAAGTAATAAATGGAATCCTCATTCGTGAGGTGGAAACAAAGAACATCATGACTAAGTCTAGTCTGCCGGTAGGCGGTTACTCGGTCAATCCCTATGTGGGCTGTACACATGCCTGCAAGTATTGCTATGCTTCTTTTATGAAGCGCTTTACCGGGCACAAGGAGGAATGGGGCACTTTCCTTGATGTGAAGCATTGGCCGGAAATTAAAAATCCGAAGAAATATGCCGGACAGCGGGTGGTCATCGGTTCTGTGACAGATGGCTACAATCCACAGGAGGAGCAATACGGGAATACCAGAAAACTTCTGGAGCAGCTGATCGGCAGTGACGCAGATATTCTGATCTGCACAAAGTCGGATCTTGTGGTACGGGATATTGATCTGCTGAAGAAGCTTGGACGTGTAACCGTTTCATGGTCGATCAACACACTGGATGAAAATTTCAAGAATGATATGGACTCTGCTTCGAGCATTGAGCGCCGTATCTCTGCTATGAAGCAGGTATATGAAGCAGGTATCCGTACAGTCTGTTTCGTATCCCCGGTATTCCCCGGTATCACGGATTTTGAAGCAATCTTTGAGCGGGTAAAGGATCAGTGTGATCTGTTCTGGCTCGAAAACCTCAATCTTCGGGGCGGCTTCAAGAAGACGATTATGGATTATATCGCCGGAAAATATCCTGATCTTGTACCACTTTACGATGAGATCTATAACAAGCATAACCGCAGCTACTTTGAAGCACTTGAAGTAAAAGCTGAGAAAATGGCTAAGAAGTATGATTGTGCCTTTGTGGATAATGAAATGCCTTATGGCAGAGTCCCGCAGGGGCATCCGGTGATCGTAGATTATTTCTATCATGAGGAAATCCGTGGGACAGAGAATACCGGAAAAAGAAATCGCTAA
- a CDS encoding ATP-binding protein: MGQRIPEKEIANFLFADAKQREEKAMTRYVSSTPQASLLLHSLRSVGYSEEAAVADIVDNAIAADANEIHINFDWENREFAEITWKNCIMK, translated from the coding sequence GTGGGACAGAGAATACCGGAAAAAGAAATCGCTAACTTCCTGTTTGCTGATGCAAAGCAGAGAGAGGAAAAAGCCATGACAAGATATGTTAGTTCCACACCGCAGGCATCTCTGCTTTTGCATTCTCTTCGCTCGGTTGGTTATTCTGAAGAAGCAGCGGTGGCTGACATTGTAGATAATGCTATTGCGGCCGATGCAAATGAGATACATATTAACTTTGATTGGGAAAATCGAGAATTCGCGGAAATAACTTGGAAAAACTGTATCATGAAATAA
- the rlmD gene encoding 23S rRNA (uracil(1939)-C(5))-methyltransferase RlmD, with protein MKKGDCVDLKIEKMVYPGKGVGWIPNGDGQIPCSVKGAVTGQTLRVRIKKKRRGKAEGQCLEVLSEAPDARTPVCPVFGRCGGCTYQNLAPETLLEVKDRWVMDLLKDAGITDFTHLPALESPQTLHYRNKMEFSFGDAELGGPLTLGFHEKGHFYNILNADACALAHPDFGKIVSGTRRFFEGVPYYHKRSHEGILRYLVVRRGDATGEILVNLITSTQGDIDEAGYLHMLQSLDLEGQLTTVIHSLDDSVADVAKAESMKILFGDGVIHDRILDVDFEITPFSFLQTNTRGAEVLYTAVRDAVRQGTAGMAKKPVLFDLYCGVGTIGQILSPLAKKVVGIEMIPEAVEAAKTNAAANGLTNCWFIAGDVKTEAEKLTETPDVIVLDPPRDGVSPKALHDVVAMAPKVFVYVSCKARSLARDLPYFVRAGYTVETVQCVDMFPQTPHVETVVLLSKVNTYKE; from the coding sequence ATGAAAAAAGGCGACTGCGTCGATTTGAAAATAGAAAAGATGGTGTACCCGGGTAAAGGGGTCGGCTGGATTCCCAACGGTGACGGCCAGATTCCGTGCAGCGTCAAGGGCGCGGTGACGGGACAGACCCTTCGGGTGCGGATTAAAAAGAAGCGCCGGGGCAAGGCTGAAGGGCAGTGCTTAGAAGTTTTGTCTGAAGCGCCCGACGCCCGGACGCCGGTGTGCCCGGTGTTTGGCCGTTGCGGCGGCTGCACCTACCAGAATCTGGCGCCGGAAACCCTGCTCGAAGTCAAAGACCGCTGGGTTATGGATTTGCTCAAAGATGCGGGCATCACAGACTTCACCCACCTGCCGGCGCTCGAAAGCCCCCAGACCCTCCACTACCGCAATAAGATGGAATTTTCCTTTGGGGATGCGGAACTCGGCGGGCCGCTGACCCTGGGCTTTCACGAAAAGGGCCACTTCTACAATATTCTCAATGCTGACGCCTGCGCCCTGGCCCATCCGGATTTCGGCAAAATCGTCTCCGGCACCCGCCGCTTTTTCGAAGGGGTGCCCTATTACCACAAGCGCAGCCACGAAGGCATCCTGCGCTACCTCGTCGTGCGCCGGGGCGACGCCACCGGGGAAATCCTCGTGAACCTCATTACGTCGACCCAGGGGGACATCGACGAAGCCGGTTATCTGCACATGCTGCAGAGCCTTGATTTAGAGGGCCAGCTCACGACGGTGATTCACAGCCTCGACGACAGCGTCGCTGACGTGGCCAAGGCGGAGTCTATGAAAATCCTTTTCGGCGACGGCGTCATCCACGACAGGATTTTAGACGTCGATTTTGAAATCACGCCGTTCTCTTTCCTCCAGACCAACACCCGGGGCGCCGAAGTGCTGTACACCGCCGTGCGCGACGCCGTCCGCCAGGGAACGGCCGGGATGGCGAAAAAGCCTGTGCTGTTTGATTTGTACTGCGGCGTTGGCACCATCGGCCAGATTTTGTCCCCGCTGGCCAAAAAGGTAGTGGGCATCGAAATGATCCCCGAAGCGGTCGAAGCCGCCAAGACCAACGCGGCAGCCAATGGGCTCACCAACTGCTGGTTCATCGCCGGAGACGTGAAGACCGAAGCGGAAAAGCTCACTGAAACCCCGGACGTCATCGTCCTCGACCCGCCGAGAGACGGCGTGAGCCCGAAGGCCCTCCACGATGTGGTGGCCATGGCGCCGAAAGTCTTTGTCTACGTGTCGTGCAAAGCCCGTTCCCTTGCCCGGGATCTGCCCTACTTCGTCCGCGCCGGCTATACCGTTGAAACCGTCCAGTGCGTTGACATGTTTCCGCAGACGCCGCATGTCGAGACGGTAGTTTTGCTGTCAAAGGTGAACACATATAAAGAGTAA
- a CDS encoding DNA/RNA helicase domain-containing protein: MHRRERSFELEEKTITRRVRKTPPKDYALKVKIKDIISADKTQLDVWEKELKSYVNAVMTEDNSDHAGNAVNRSQESVWMNCFKFIARTLTGLAATDQEYELIFEYSLPGTVHERPDVFLLTNSKAISLEFKKKDAPQIDSNKDDVAQAIRYKEWLQNHYKETKDRALEVKSYLVCTHKNAATGSLRGIDILTEDNFCDVIKQELSGESQCSFQDAWLSSSKTEMPDMLQAIEIMYREGRIPYISDVNRTCLDKVLGYIDDARENNKKILILINGVPGAGKTAVGQSIVYEENKNCEANAVYLSGNGPLVEVLQYQINQVGNNEHMGENAIQGMKEFKSTFFYKDTKVPEQSILIFDEAQRAWDAEKLGKGFTEPEGLFRVGERIFEERDYAVLIGLYGNGQVIYTGEEAVISLWEDALKEHDDWIVIAAEELANNLHGLDDRKIVDNDVFLPVSLRADFIDCSKWVEQAICRSHATAAQAKKELEELQNTSMRICVSRDFAKVRERAEEIDKDHPEWKYGMLISNFAEQDVIKKAMPGWVIKGSKYRPAANMVQNGEYGPWFAEKCRELEKACSVYGNQGLELDCPIVVFGGGYIRQNGQWVARGSRYDYDVRSQNYLDTDSIVENNFRVLLTRARKEMIILIPRDSMLDETYQYFVDMGMDEL; the protein is encoded by the coding sequence ATGCACCGTAGAGAGAGGAGTTTTGAACTTGAAGAAAAAACAATAACCCGGAGGGTAAGAAAAACTCCTCCAAAGGATTATGCATTAAAGGTAAAGATTAAGGATATCATCAGTGCGGATAAGACTCAGCTCGATGTGTGGGAAAAAGAACTAAAGTCATATGTTAATGCTGTGATGACTGAGGATAATTCGGACCATGCGGGTAATGCTGTAAATAGGAGCCAGGAATCTGTATGGATGAATTGCTTTAAATTCATAGCCAGAACCCTTACTGGGTTAGCGGCAACAGATCAAGAATATGAGTTGATTTTCGAATATAGCCTTCCTGGAACTGTACATGAAAGGCCTGATGTTTTCTTGCTTACAAACAGTAAGGCAATTTCGCTTGAGTTTAAGAAGAAGGACGCTCCGCAGATTGATTCCAATAAGGACGATGTGGCTCAGGCTATCCGATACAAGGAGTGGTTGCAGAATCACTACAAAGAAACGAAAGACAGGGCTCTTGAAGTAAAAAGCTATCTTGTCTGCACGCATAAGAATGCTGCAACCGGAAGTCTTAGAGGAATAGATATCCTTACGGAAGACAATTTCTGTGATGTGATTAAGCAGGAATTAAGCGGAGAGTCTCAGTGCTCATTCCAGGATGCGTGGCTATCTTCATCAAAAACAGAAATGCCGGATATGCTTCAGGCTATCGAAATTATGTACCGCGAAGGAAGAATTCCGTACATTTCTGATGTTAACAGGACGTGCTTGGATAAGGTGCTCGGTTATATTGATGATGCCAGGGAGAACAACAAGAAGATTCTTATTCTTATTAATGGCGTTCCTGGAGCCGGCAAAACTGCTGTCGGACAGAGTATTGTATATGAAGAAAATAAGAACTGCGAGGCTAATGCTGTATACCTTTCTGGTAATGGGCCGCTTGTAGAAGTCCTTCAGTATCAGATCAACCAGGTTGGTAATAACGAGCACATGGGTGAAAATGCTATCCAGGGCATGAAGGAGTTTAAGTCTACCTTCTTTTATAAAGATACAAAGGTGCCAGAGCAGTCTATTCTTATTTTTGATGAAGCACAGAGAGCTTGGGACGCAGAGAAGCTGGGGAAAGGTTTTACTGAGCCGGAAGGCCTATTCCGGGTCGGTGAGAGAATATTTGAAGAAAGAGACTATGCTGTTTTAATCGGCTTGTATGGTAACGGTCAGGTTATTTATACAGGAGAAGAGGCTGTCATTTCGTTGTGGGAAGATGCGCTTAAAGAGCACGACGATTGGATTGTAATCGCAGCCGAGGAGCTTGCCAATAATCTGCATGGTCTTGATGATAGAAAGATTGTCGACAATGATGTATTTCTGCCGGTTTCACTAAGAGCAGATTTTATTGACTGCAGTAAGTGGGTAGAGCAGGCGATTTGCAGGAGCCATGCTACGGCGGCGCAGGCTAAGAAAGAACTAGAAGAATTACAGAATACCTCAATGCGAATTTGTGTATCCAGAGACTTTGCAAAGGTTCGGGAAAGAGCTGAGGAGATCGATAAAGATCATCCTGAATGGAAATATGGAATGCTCATATCGAACTTTGCTGAGCAGGATGTAATTAAAAAAGCAATGCCGGGATGGGTTATTAAAGGATCCAAGTATCGACCGGCTGCAAATATGGTACAGAACGGAGAGTATGGCCCTTGGTTTGCAGAAAAATGTCGAGAGCTTGAAAAGGCCTGTTCGGTATATGGTAATCAGGGATTAGAGCTGGATTGCCCTATCGTTGTATTTGGTGGTGGCTATATCCGTCAGAATGGACAGTGGGTAGCCAGGGGCTCAAGATATGATTACGACGTAAGGTCACAGAATTATCTGGATACGGACTCTATCGTAGAGAATAACTTTAGGGTTCTTTTGACCAGAGCCCGTAAAGAAATGATCATACTAATTCCGAGGGATTCGATGCTGGATGAGACATATCAGTATTTTGTTGATATGGGAATGGATGAACTATAA
- a CDS encoding TetR/AcrR family transcriptional regulator has product MVIKDALLELNKETAYDKINVTMVCRQAEIARSTFYLHFDSLDEVLDSVIDDALLFSESGSGTVVDVLDIIRSGRSDVLSKNETVLPACQRIADSDKYHHLFMDVSVSDHIIQRIAAHEHDKVVPDLMAHTGLAADEAEMLFKFILNGSFAVNRSLSWEKNERWYRYQQILGRFINAGIER; this is encoded by the coding sequence ATGGTCATCAAAGACGCGCTTCTAGAACTGAATAAAGAGACCGCCTATGACAAGATCAATGTCACCATGGTCTGCAGGCAGGCTGAGATTGCCCGTTCTACCTTTTACCTGCATTTTGACAGCCTGGATGAAGTACTGGACAGTGTCATCGATGACGCCCTCCTCTTTTCAGAGAGCGGCTCCGGAACGGTTGTTGATGTACTCGATATTATCCGCAGCGGCAGGTCAGATGTGCTCAGTAAGAATGAAACCGTCCTGCCCGCCTGCCAGCGGATCGCTGATTCTGATAAATATCATCACTTGTTTATGGACGTATCTGTCAGCGACCATATCATCCAGAGGATTGCCGCTCATGAGCATGATAAAGTTGTCCCGGATCTTATGGCGCATACCGGCCTCGCCGCAGATGAAGCCGAGATGCTTTTTAAGTTCATCCTTAACGGATCTTTCGCTGTAAACAGGAGCCTTAGCTGGGAGAAAAATGAACGATGGTACCGGTACCAGCAGATCCTTGGCAGATTTATTAATGCTGGGATAGAGAGATAA
- a CDS encoding radical SAM mobile pair protein A: protein MSICIKDQIQNMNIVIGCKVGCTYCYARNNVKRWHMIDDFSDPEFFPGKLRMMEKKRPQNFLLTGMSDLSGWKPEWRDEVFAKNRENPQHQFLFLTKRPEFLDFDTDLENAWFGVTVTRKAELWRIDALRKNVRAKHYHATFEPLFDDPGTVDLSRINWIVVGTMTGAQSRKIYTKSEWAWSLADQAHKLGIPVFMKEDLIPIIGDENMIQEMPEEFNKVLEVQKSWKK, encoded by the coding sequence ATGAGTATTTGTATCAAAGATCAGATTCAGAATATGAATATTGTCATTGGCTGCAAAGTGGGGTGTACATATTGCTATGCCCGCAACAATGTGAAACGCTGGCATATGATTGATGACTTCTCTGATCCTGAGTTCTTTCCAGGCAAGCTCAGGATGATGGAAAAGAAACGTCCGCAGAACTTTCTTCTCACCGGCATGAGCGATCTCTCTGGATGGAAGCCGGAATGGAGAGACGAGGTGTTTGCAAAGAACCGTGAAAATCCACAACATCAGTTCCTGTTCCTTACCAAGCGACCTGAATTTCTGGATTTTGATACCGATCTGGAAAACGCATGGTTTGGCGTTACGGTGACGAGGAAAGCAGAACTGTGGCGTATCGATGCACTTCGGAAAAACGTCAGAGCAAAACATTACCATGCTACCTTTGAGCCGTTATTCGACGATCCCGGCACAGTTGACCTTTCCAGAATCAATTGGATCGTTGTGGGCACCATGACCGGAGCTCAGAGCAGGAAGATTTATACGAAGTCGGAATGGGCATGGTCTCTGGCGGACCAGGCACATAAGCTCGGCATTCCGGTGTTTATGAAGGAAGACCTTATCCCTATCATAGGGGATGAAAATATGATTCAGGAAATGCCGGAAGAATTTAATAAAGTGTTAGAGGTACAGAAATCATGGAAGAAGTAA
- a CDS encoding NAD-dependent protein deacetylase: MTFYEQIVNEVQMSNYSRYYNAYASGRTVVPLTKKEPLPYEEQIQDFVQKVKDADCVIVGGASGLSAAGGGDFYYEDNASYRKYFGKYAEKYGFKGAFSGAFAHWDSREEFWGYMATFLHTTQHAEVRKPYLDLDAVLADKEFFVLTTNQDTQFVKLYPESKVAQIQGDHRFFQCSRCCTDEVWDAVKPVQEMIDAMGEGTAVPKELIPHCPHCGAEMFPWVRGYGNFLTGKKYEEEYQKISDYILAHKDEKILFLELGVGRLTPMFIQEPFWALVNSLPQTTYISVNKDYAFLPEAIEDRGLAIQADIGKVLEDVRSEMEKKVTAVRS, from the coding sequence ATGACCTTTTATGAGCAGATTGTAAATGAAGTACAGATGAGCAATTATTCCAGATATTACAACGCATATGCATCCGGCAGAACTGTGGTTCCGCTGACAAAGAAAGAGCCGCTCCCTTATGAAGAGCAGATTCAGGATTTTGTTCAGAAAGTGAAGGACGCAGACTGTGTGATCGTCGGAGGGGCATCCGGCCTTTCCGCGGCAGGCGGCGGGGATTTCTATTATGAAGACAACGCCTCCTACCGGAAATATTTCGGAAAGTATGCGGAGAAATACGGATTCAAAGGTGCTTTTTCCGGTGCGTTTGCCCACTGGGATTCCCGTGAGGAGTTCTGGGGATATATGGCAACATTCCTGCATACCACCCAGCATGCGGAGGTTCGGAAGCCGTACCTGGATTTGGATGCGGTCCTCGCGGATAAAGAATTCTTTGTACTGACCACAAATCAGGACACGCAGTTCGTAAAGCTGTATCCGGAGTCTAAAGTCGCCCAGATTCAGGGCGACCATCGCTTCTTCCAGTGCTCCAGGTGCTGCACGGATGAGGTATGGGATGCCGTGAAACCGGTGCAGGAGATGATCGATGCCATGGGTGAGGGCACGGCAGTGCCGAAGGAACTGATCCCGCACTGCCCGCACTGCGGCGCTGAGATGTTTCCGTGGGTCCGGGGTTATGGAAATTTCCTGACCGGTAAGAAATACGAAGAGGAATATCAGAAGATATCAGATTACATTCTCGCGCATAAGGACGAGAAGATTCTTTTCCTGGAACTCGGCGTCGGAAGACTCACACCGATGTTCATCCAGGAGCCGTTCTGGGCACTGGTGAACAGTTTGCCACAGACGACGTATATTTCTGTGAACAAGGATTATGCGTTCCTGCCGGAGGCAATTGAAGACAGGGGACTGGCTATCCAGGCCGATATTGGGAAAGTGCTGGAGGATGTAAGAAGTGAAATGGAGAAGAAAGTCACAGCTGTACGATCGTAG
- a CDS encoding DUF3089 domain-containing protein yields MSVIPDYAQRDAWLLRPETPVAAADVFYLIPTEYHQGKEPPVCEIDNPTVRALGMRHLQHKASAFFPAGNVYAPMYRQANVPCLMSTDRRHREAMIDGPIASCAAAFTYYMKHLNGGRPFILAGHSQGALMAKILLGTVFKKHPEYHERLIAAYIIGFGVTPEDLARDPHLHMAQRADDTDVIISYNTEAPGITARNITLPEGSLCINPVSWRTDTTKAPASQSHGSHLVRYDEKGRLCGAEDRFHFADAAIDPKRGVVVCTTADPKDFRIAGEEAPYFPRGVLHTGDLPLYYYDIQKNALDRTRVWMKQHGDLK; encoded by the coding sequence ATGTCTGTCATTCCCGATTACGCCCAGCGTGATGCCTGGCTGCTGCGGCCTGAAACGCCGGTTGCCGCAGCCGATGTCTTTTACCTCATTCCCACCGAATATCACCAAGGTAAGGAGCCGCCGGTGTGTGAAATCGACAACCCGACGGTCCGCGCTCTGGGCATGCGCCACCTTCAGCACAAAGCGTCTGCTTTTTTCCCGGCGGGCAACGTCTACGCGCCCATGTACCGCCAGGCCAATGTGCCGTGTCTGATGAGCACAGACCGGCGCCACCGGGAAGCCATGATCGACGGTCCCATCGCGTCCTGCGCCGCCGCCTTCACCTATTACATGAAGCACCTGAACGGCGGGCGGCCCTTCATCCTCGCCGGCCACTCCCAGGGGGCGCTCATGGCGAAGATCCTTCTCGGCACCGTGTTCAAGAAGCACCCCGAGTATCACGAACGCCTCATCGCCGCCTACATCATCGGCTTCGGGGTCACCCCTGAGGATCTCGCCCGGGACCCGCATCTGCACATGGCCCAGCGCGCCGACGATACAGACGTCATCATTTCCTACAACACCGAAGCGCCGGGCATTACCGCCCGCAACATCACCCTGCCCGAAGGGTCCCTGTGCATCAACCCCGTGTCCTGGCGCACCGACACCACGAAGGCCCCCGCGAGCCAGAGCCATGGCAGCCATCTGGTGCGCTATGACGAAAAAGGCCGCCTGTGCGGCGCCGAAGACCGGTTCCATTTCGCCGACGCGGCCATCGATCCCAAACGGGGCGTCGTCGTCTGCACCACTGCCGACCCTAAAGATTTCCGCATCGCCGGCGAAGAAGCGCCGTATTTTCCGCGAGGGGTACTCCACACCGGGGATCTGCCGCTGTATTACTACGACATTCAGAAAAATGCTTTGGATCGGACAAGGGTGTGGATGAAACAGCACGGCGATTTAAAATAA